TGATGTAAGACAGAGTCAGTTCCTTTCGTTCTAAGTTCAACTGTAAAACTACCTTGTTCCATCATTTTCCCCTCCAAAAATCAATACCTTTAATCTTATGATTTCCTAAATAGAGGGGAAGTAAACCTTTTTAATCAAATAATTTGCTTACAGATAATTCTTCATGAATGCGAATAATCGCCTCACCAATTAATGGTGCGACAGATAGGATCTTCATTTTATCAATTTTTTTCTCTTCTCCTAGTTGAATGGTATTTGTTACAACCAGTTCTTTAATTTGGGAATTTTGAATTCGCTCAATCGCTGGACCTGACAATACGGGGTGTGTACATGCTGCATATACTTCCTTTGCCCCAGCTTCTTTTAATGCATTCGCCGCAAGTGTAATCGTTCCAGCCGTATCAATAATGTCATCAATCAGAATCGCGACTTTTCCTTCAACATTACCAACAATATTCATTACCTCTACGACATTTGCATCAGGACGACGCTTATCGATGATTGCGATCGGAGCTTCAAGTCGTTCTGCTAATTTTCTCGCTCTTACTACTCCACCATGATCTGGAGAAACGACGACAACATCTTTTAAATTCTTCTTCAGAAAATAGTCGGCAAGAATCGGAACACCTAATAGATGATCAACAGGAATATCAAAG
Above is a window of Tepidibacillus fermentans DNA encoding:
- a CDS encoding ribose-phosphate diphosphokinase, translating into MPKYQDKTLKVFTGNANPSLALEIVNHIGIPMGDAEFLRFSDGEIRVKLNESVRGADVFVIQPTSAPVNENLMEILIMVDALKRASAKSINVVIPYYGYARQDRKARARDPITAKLVANLIEVAGAHRMISMDLHATQIQGFFDIPVDHLLGVPILADYFLKKNLKDVVVVSPDHGGVVRARKLAERLEAPIAIIDKRRPDANVVEVMNIVGNVEGKVAILIDDIIDTAGTITLAANALKEAGAKEVYAACTHPVLSGPAIERIQNSQIKELVVTNTIQLGEEKKIDKMKILSVAPLIGEAIIRIHEELSVSKLFD